The proteins below come from a single Rhizobium lentis genomic window:
- a CDS encoding MurR/RpiR family transcriptional regulator — MDIFSTLQEDKSRLSPSENRIAEIIVNDFEFAVNASIIELAERAEVSPPTVTRFCRRLGCESFSDFKVQLARTAHIGVRYLKPESKSTDPADVAQDIITKAQNALFLLHRSLDLAAIEAAVSHIAKADMIYAFGSGGNSSMIADELQNRLFRLGLRITASSDHSMQLMMAAAARPNDVLIGSSFSGRNMELVRAFELARDTRVKTIALTQAESPVAKAAEIVVPIDLPEGNNIYRPTSTRIAYIAMVDILASLVAYAVRPKATTTLRRIKQQLVIHRDGDDRQLLGD; from the coding sequence TTGGATATCTTTTCGACATTGCAGGAAGATAAGAGCCGGCTTTCTCCTTCCGAGAACCGCATCGCGGAGATCATCGTCAACGACTTCGAGTTTGCCGTGAACGCCTCGATTATCGAGCTCGCTGAACGGGCCGAAGTCTCGCCACCGACCGTCACCCGCTTCTGCCGGCGCCTGGGTTGCGAGAGCTTTTCCGATTTCAAGGTGCAGCTTGCCCGGACCGCCCATATCGGCGTGCGCTATCTGAAGCCGGAATCGAAAAGCACCGATCCCGCCGATGTCGCCCAGGATATCATCACCAAGGCTCAGAACGCGCTCTTTCTTTTGCACCGGTCGCTCGACCTCGCGGCGATCGAAGCCGCCGTTTCTCATATCGCCAAGGCGGACATGATCTATGCCTTCGGCTCGGGCGGCAATTCGTCGATGATCGCCGACGAGCTTCAGAACCGCCTCTTCCGTCTCGGCCTTCGCATCACGGCCAGTTCCGACCACAGCATGCAGCTGATGATGGCGGCCGCCGCCAGGCCGAACGACGTTCTGATCGGCTCATCCTTCTCGGGGCGCAACATGGAGTTGGTGCGGGCCTTCGAGCTTGCCCGCGACACCAGAGTGAAGACGATCGCTCTGACCCAGGCAGAAAGCCCGGTTGCCAAGGCCGCCGAAATCGTCGTGCCGATCGACCTTCCCGAAGGCAACAATATCTACCGTCCAACCTCGACGCGCATTGCCTACATCGCGATGGTCGATATTCTTGCGAGCCTGGTCGCCTATGCCGTTCGGCCGAAGGCGACGACCACGCTTCGGCGCATCAAGCAGCAGCTGGTCATTCACCGCGACGGCGACGACCGGCAATTGCTTGGAGATTGA
- a CDS encoding RidA family protein, whose protein sequence is MPIKRYGTVQTGAGGKTLPFARAVEADGWLYVSGQVAMEDGEIIDGNIIAQTHKTIANVLAILEEAGYGVEDVVRVGVWLDDPRDFWTFNKIYQEYFGEHPPARACVQSSMMVDCKVEIDCVAYKKKEA, encoded by the coding sequence ATGCCCATCAAGCGCTATGGCACTGTTCAAACGGGCGCCGGCGGCAAGACACTGCCTTTTGCGCGCGCCGTCGAAGCTGACGGATGGCTCTATGTTTCCGGGCAGGTTGCGATGGAAGACGGCGAAATCATCGACGGCAACATCATTGCCCAGACCCATAAGACGATTGCCAATGTTCTGGCGATCCTCGAAGAGGCCGGATACGGCGTCGAGGACGTCGTGCGCGTCGGCGTCTGGCTCGACGATCCGCGCGACTTCTGGACGTTCAACAAGATCTATCAGGAGTATTTCGGCGAGCATCCGCCCGCACGCGCCTGTGTGCAATCGTCGATGATGGTCGATTGCAAGGTTGAGATCGACTGCGTCGCCTATAAAAAGAAGGAAGCATAG